In the Sulfitobacter pacificus genome, one interval contains:
- a CDS encoding TetR/AcrR family transcriptional regulator gives MNKPIQKRSQATRAKLIDAAEKAILSKGFTAMRVEDVVQEAGVAKGTFFAHFQDKDALMDLLIGREIETYLDDFEEMPPPESLDELVDRLMPLMNFMTSERYVFDVILRHSGAAAKEDIGPIASTFEHQLEIFTRWLSEKPFRKDVSPLILAEGIQAFAVQSMGLQFCAISREEPMQSRLTQYLNAWLILPASSVSGNGA, from the coding sequence ATGAACAAGCCCATACAAAAGCGAAGCCAGGCAACACGTGCCAAACTGATCGACGCAGCAGAGAAAGCCATCCTGTCAAAAGGCTTTACCGCGATGCGGGTGGAGGATGTGGTTCAGGAAGCCGGTGTGGCGAAAGGCACCTTCTTTGCCCATTTTCAGGACAAGGACGCCCTGATGGATCTTTTGATCGGCAGAGAGATCGAGACCTATCTTGACGATTTTGAAGAAATGCCGCCGCCGGAAAGTCTGGATGAACTGGTTGACCGGCTGATGCCGCTGATGAATTTCATGACAAGTGAAAGATATGTCTTCGACGTTATCCTGCGCCATTCAGGCGCTGCGGCGAAAGAGGACATTGGCCCGATTGCCAGTACCTTTGAGCATCAACTGGAGATATTTACCCGATGGCTGAGTGAAAAACCGTTTCGCAAGGATGTGTCACCCTTGATCTTGGCGGAAGGGATTCAAGCTTTTGCAGTGCAATCCATGGGGTTGCAATTCTGTGCGATCAGTCGCGAAGAGCCGATGCAAAGCAGGCTAACGCAATACCTGAATGCTTGGTTGATCCTGCCGGCCAGTTCGGTTTCCGGGAACGGCGCGTGA
- a CDS encoding DUF1476 domain-containing protein, whose protein sequence is MSTMKDRENAFETKFAHDAEMQFKADARRNKLLGLWAADLLGKTGEDAAAYASEVVKSDFEEAGHEDVYRKVSGDLGGEADEATIRRKMSELMQQAQNEILNEAS, encoded by the coding sequence ATGTCGACAATGAAAGACCGCGAAAACGCATTTGAAACCAAATTTGCCCATGATGCGGAAATGCAGTTCAAGGCGGATGCCCGACGCAACAAACTGCTGGGCCTTTGGGCGGCGGATCTTCTGGGCAAAACCGGGGAGGACGCGGCGGCCTATGCAAGCGAGGTTGTGAAATCCGATTTTGAGGAAGCGGGCCACGAAGATGTTTATCGCAAGGTATCCGGCGATCTGGGCGGCGAGGCGGATGAGGCGACCATCCGGCGCAAGATGTCCGAACTGATGCAGCAGGCCCAGAACGAAATCCTGAACGAAGCCAGCTAA
- a CDS encoding phosphatidylglycerol lysyltransferase domain-containing protein, whose amino-acid sequence MKWQLRSFSWAVIGRFSAPLLIMGVSLWILTGVVDPPLLSSLPKSFATLPSDTLLLAGLLCGISFWAVARYDGLAHCHFRTGVDPALARKSGFAAIAVAQTAGFGIFTGAAVRWRMLPHIGFKGAMRLSVFVSVTFMTALAFLCALACLILPAPDWTSLPALLVATMLPVAVVILSFTPALAPFRHYAQMPSLHAIRNILAWAGLDILAAAGAFYLLIPAPELGFSSFLPVFMLAIGAAMLSGAPGGVGPFELTLISLLPQVPTTDLVTAILVFRAFYYAFPAVLAVATVFLTKQPKPEAARPPATPSGQQLAEHGILAQNAGHMQQHDTGSYALWFTPQTATMLFDPATGQPADALAHLKAKATAHALSACVYKCSARTAVAARAQGWHVAQIAQECVVDLSAYDLDHASRRGLRRKLRKALRAGLIVERATALPLREMAAIDTQWQQAQGSTRGGTMGRFCQHYLAVQDVFLARQNGRLIAYASFHNDPTTPCLDLMRQIPTAPDGTMHLLIHSAIDAARSDGKSRLSLAAIPQAPEWVKHSPPLRHAYENPGLRQFKASFAPLYLPRYAAAPSKPALVLGLIDIASEVHHPRALPSSDQPHEQHEDYEVALNSAPWKGR is encoded by the coding sequence ATGAAGTGGCAGTTACGCAGTTTTTCCTGGGCGGTGATCGGGCGTTTTTCCGCTCCGCTCTTGATCATGGGTGTGAGCCTGTGGATTCTGACCGGCGTGGTTGACCCGCCACTTTTATCCAGCTTGCCAAAATCATTTGCCACCTTGCCATCTGATACCCTCCTGCTGGCCGGATTGCTATGCGGGATCAGCTTTTGGGCCGTGGCGCGATATGATGGGCTGGCGCATTGCCATTTTCGCACCGGCGTTGATCCGGCCCTCGCCCGAAAAAGCGGTTTTGCCGCCATCGCCGTGGCACAGACTGCGGGCTTTGGCATCTTCACCGGCGCTGCCGTGCGCTGGCGCATGCTGCCCCACATCGGTTTCAAAGGTGCGATGCGGCTTTCGGTCTTTGTTTCTGTCACCTTCATGACGGCACTTGCCTTTCTCTGCGCCCTAGCCTGTCTGATCCTGCCCGCGCCTGATTGGACCAGCCTGCCCGCGCTGCTGGTTGCAACGATGCTGCCTGTTGCGGTCGTTATCCTCAGCTTTACCCCCGCGCTTGCCCCTTTCAGACATTATGCTCAAATGCCCAGCCTGCATGCGATCCGAAATATTCTGGCATGGGCGGGGCTGGACATATTGGCAGCCGCAGGTGCTTTCTACCTGCTGATCCCCGCACCTGAGCTTGGATTTAGCAGCTTTCTGCCGGTGTTCATGCTGGCCATAGGCGCGGCGATGCTGTCCGGCGCGCCCGGCGGTGTCGGGCCGTTTGAGCTGACATTGATTTCCCTCCTGCCGCAGGTGCCAACCACGGATCTAGTCACCGCAATCCTTGTGTTTCGCGCATTTTATTATGCCTTTCCTGCAGTATTGGCGGTGGCGACCGTTTTCCTCACAAAACAGCCCAAGCCGGAGGCCGCCCGCCCCCCCGCAACGCCCAGCGGTCAGCAATTGGCCGAACATGGTATTCTGGCGCAAAACGCCGGCCATATGCAGCAGCATGACACCGGGTCTTATGCGCTTTGGTTCACTCCGCAAACCGCAACCATGTTGTTTGACCCCGCCACCGGCCAACCCGCAGACGCCCTTGCGCATCTCAAGGCAAAAGCCACGGCCCATGCCCTAAGCGCCTGTGTTTATAAATGCAGTGCCCGCACCGCTGTAGCTGCCCGCGCCCAGGGCTGGCACGTGGCGCAGATTGCACAGGAATGTGTGGTTGATCTGTCCGCCTATGATCTGGACCATGCCAGCAGACGTGGTCTGCGTCGTAAATTGCGCAAAGCGCTGCGTGCGGGACTGATCGTGGAAAGGGCGACAGCCTTGCCCCTAAGGGAAATGGCCGCGATTGATACCCAATGGCAGCAAGCGCAAGGATCCACACGGGGCGGCACGATGGGACGGTTTTGTCAGCACTATCTGGCCGTACAGGATGTGTTTCTGGCGCGACAGAACGGACGGCTGATCGCTTATGCCAGCTTTCACAACGATCCCACCACGCCTTGTCTTGATCTGATGCGCCAAATCCCCACCGCGCCTGATGGCACCATGCATCTGTTGATCCACAGTGCGATTGACGCTGCCCGCTCAGATGGCAAGTCCCGGCTCAGCCTTGCGGCGATTCCACAGGCCCCCGAATGGGTCAAACACAGCCCGCCCCTGCGCCATGCCTATGAAAACCCCGGTTTACGCCAGTTCAAAGCCAGTTTCGCCCCCCTCTACCTGCCAAGATACGCCGCCGCGCCGTCAAAACCCGCGCTGGTTCTTGGGTTGATTGATATCGCAAGCGAGGTGCATCACCCACGTGCCCTGCCATCCTCCGACCAACCTCATGAACAACATGAAGATTATGAAGTTGCGTTGAACAGCGCCCCATGGAAGGGGAGGTAA
- a CDS encoding PA0069 family radical SAM protein: MDNERSRYRIKARASVSNHVGRFERHCRETVDDGWHRDEELPLLRTETSIERPGSVITYNRSPDLPFDRSINPYRGCEHGCVYCFARPSHAYLGLSPGLDFETRLVARPEAPEVLKRELAAKRYKVAPIAIGTNTDPYQPIEKTQGIMRACLKVLAEAGHPVAIVTKGSLIERDIDILAPMAQRGLLRVGISVTTLDAKLCRLMEPRAPSPARRLAVIRRLARAGVPVRIMASPMIPALTDPEMEAILAAGKDAGAGTASWIMLRLPQEVSPLVQEWLAQHYPDRAERIMTRLREMHGGKEYDATWHRRMRGEGPYAEMVAQRFNVAVKRLGLKSNAPPMRCDLFCAPVLPGTQMSLL, translated from the coding sequence ATGGATAATGAACGCAGCAGATACCGCATTAAGGCCCGCGCATCGGTCAGTAATCACGTTGGGCGCTTTGAACGCCATTGCCGTGAAACTGTCGATGACGGCTGGCACAGGGACGAAGAATTGCCGCTGTTGCGCACAGAGACAAGTATAGAGCGGCCGGGCAGTGTCATCACCTATAACCGTTCGCCTGACCTGCCGTTTGATCGCTCGATTAACCCTTATCGGGGTTGCGAACACGGCTGCGTTTATTGTTTTGCACGGCCCAGCCATGCTTATCTGGGGCTATCGCCGGGGCTGGATTTTGAAACCCGGCTTGTGGCCCGTCCCGAAGCACCGGAAGTTTTGAAACGCGAACTGGCGGCCAAGCGCTATAAAGTGGCCCCGATCGCCATCGGCACAAACACCGATCCTTATCAACCGATCGAGAAGACCCAGGGCATCATGCGTGCCTGTCTGAAAGTGCTGGCAGAAGCAGGGCATCCGGTGGCGATTGTCACCAAGGGCAGTCTGATCGAACGTGACATCGATATTCTGGCCCCGATGGCACAGCGCGGCTTGCTGCGTGTTGGCATTTCGGTGACAACCTTGGATGCGAAACTATGCCGTTTGATGGAACCACGTGCACCGTCACCGGCCCGGCGGCTGGCGGTGATCCGGCGCTTGGCCAGGGCGGGGGTACCCGTGCGCATCATGGCCTCCCCGATGATCCCGGCGCTGACCGATCCCGAGATGGAGGCGATACTGGCCGCCGGGAAAGACGCAGGTGCGGGCACCGCCAGTTGGATCATGCTGCGCCTGCCGCAAGAGGTGTCGCCATTGGTGCAGGAATGGTTGGCGCAACATTATCCCGACCGTGCCGAACGTATCATGACCCGCTTGCGGGAAATGCACGGGGGCAAGGAATATGACGCCACTTGGCACCGGCGGATGCGCGGTGAGGGACCCTATGCAGAGATGGTGGCGCAGCGGTTTAACGTGGCGGTCAAACGCTTGGGGTTGAAGTCTAACGCGCCACCAATGCGCTGTGATCTGTTTTGCGCCCCCGTGTTGCCGGGGACGCAAATGTCGTTGCTGTAA
- the purM gene encoding phosphoribosylformylglycinamidine cyclo-ligase, producing the protein MTKNGLTYADAGVDIDAGNALVERIKPAAKRTARPGTMSGLGGFGALFDLKAAGFVDPVLVAATDGVGTKLRIAIDTGNVDGIGIDLVAMCVNDLVCQGAEPLFFLDYFATGKLELDQATRIIEGIAEGCALSGCALIGGETAEMPGMYHAGDFDLAGFSVGAMERGTELPRGVAEGDVLLGLPSDGVHSNGYSLVRRIVETSGLAWEDDCPWGEGTLGAALLTPTKLYVKGAVAALRGDCVQALAHITGGGLTENLPRVLPEGLGAEIDLTAWDLPPVFKWLAASGGMAEAELLKTFNSGVGMIAVVAKDQVAAAKAAFATDGHQAFEMGRITTGAGVAYKGSLL; encoded by the coding sequence ATGACAAAGAACGGGTTGACCTACGCTGATGCAGGCGTCGACATCGACGCAGGAAACGCGCTTGTTGAGCGGATCAAACCAGCGGCCAAGCGCACCGCGCGCCCGGGCACCATGTCCGGTTTGGGCGGCTTTGGGGCGCTGTTTGATCTTAAGGCGGCAGGGTTTGTTGACCCTGTGCTGGTGGCGGCAACGGATGGTGTGGGCACCAAACTGCGGATCGCGATTGATACCGGGAACGTCGACGGGATTGGCATTGATCTGGTGGCCATGTGTGTCAATGATCTGGTTTGCCAAGGGGCGGAGCCGCTGTTTTTCCTCGACTATTTCGCAACCGGCAAGCTGGAGCTGGATCAGGCGACGCGCATCATCGAAGGCATCGCCGAAGGTTGTGCCCTGTCCGGTTGCGCGCTGATTGGTGGCGAGACCGCTGAAATGCCGGGGATGTATCATGCGGGCGATTTCGATCTTGCGGGTTTCTCTGTTGGTGCGATGGAGCGGGGCACAGAACTGCCGCGCGGAGTCGCCGAGGGGGATGTTTTGCTGGGTCTGCCCAGCGACGGTGTGCATTCCAATGGCTATTCGCTGGTGCGCCGGATTGTGGAAACCTCTGGACTGGCGTGGGAAGATGACTGTCCCTGGGGTGAAGGTACGCTGGGTGCGGCTTTGCTGACGCCGACAAAACTCTATGTCAAAGGTGCGGTCGCGGCGTTGCGGGGCGATTGCGTTCAGGCGCTGGCGCATATCACCGGGGGCGGTCTGACGGAAAACCTGCCGCGGGTTCTGCCCGAAGGGCTGGGTGCGGAGATTGACCTGACCGCATGGGATTTACCCCCTGTTTTCAAATGGCTGGCGGCATCTGGCGGCATGGCTGAGGCGGAGTTGCTCAAGACCTTCAACTCCGGTGTCGGTATGATTGCCGTGGTCGCCAAGGATCAGGTCGCGGCAGCGAAAGCGGCCTTTGCGACAGACGGGCATCAGGCCTTTGAAATGGGTCGCATCACAACCGGGGCAGGGGTTGCGTATAAGGGCAGCCTGCTTTGA
- a CDS encoding DUF1638 domain-containing protein codes for MIPSDKVLTEEGLPLDAAKGRILLIACGALAREIIDLKAVNGWDHLDLTCLPAKYHLFPEKITQSVRESVDKHRNDYADIFVVYADCGTGGLLQAACAEMGVKMIAGPHCYSFFEGNDAFAEKADREFTSFYLTDFLVRQFDAFIWKPMGLDRHPDLRDMYFGNYEKLIYQAQTDDPELTAKAQDCAARLGLPFERRFTGYGDLKTALETL; via the coding sequence ATGATTCCCTCAGACAAGGTTCTGACCGAAGAAGGCCTGCCGCTCGACGCTGCCAAAGGCCGCATTCTGCTGATTGCCTGCGGGGCCCTTGCACGCGAGATCATCGACCTGAAGGCGGTAAACGGCTGGGACCATCTGGACTTGACCTGTCTGCCTGCCAAATATCACCTGTTTCCGGAGAAAATCACCCAGTCGGTGCGCGAAAGCGTCGACAAACATCGCAACGACTATGCCGATATCTTTGTGGTTTATGCCGATTGCGGCACCGGTGGGTTGTTGCAGGCCGCCTGTGCGGAGATGGGCGTAAAAATGATTGCAGGGCCGCATTGCTACAGTTTTTTCGAAGGCAATGACGCCTTTGCCGAAAAAGCGGACCGTGAGTTCACCAGTTTTTATCTGACCGATTTTCTGGTCCGCCAGTTCGACGCCTTTATCTGGAAACCCATGGGGTTGGACAGGCATCCCGATTTGCGCGACATGTATTTTGGCAATTATGAAAAACTGATCTATCAGGCCCAGACCGATGATCCCGAGTTAACAGCCAAGGCGCAAGACTGCGCCGCCCGCCTTGGTCTGCCCTTCGAGCGGCGCTTTACCGGCTATGGCGATCTGAAAACCGCGCTGGAAACCCTCTAG
- a CDS encoding SufE family protein, translated as MANDAFEELVEDFEFLDDWEDRYRHVIDQGKAMEPLEEALRVPSTKVDGCASQVWLHAQFDKGTLHFDGASDAMIVSGLIAVLRILYNGLTPAEVLAVDARAEMGRLGLNDHLSAQRSNGLRAMIERVRETAAAVE; from the coding sequence ATGGCCAATGACGCGTTTGAGGAACTGGTGGAGGATTTCGAGTTTCTGGACGATTGGGAAGACCGCTATCGCCATGTGATTGATCAGGGCAAGGCGATGGAGCCTTTGGAAGAGGCGCTGCGTGTGCCCAGCACCAAAGTAGACGGCTGCGCCTCGCAGGTCTGGCTGCATGCGCAGTTTGATAAAGGGACGCTGCATTTTGACGGCGCGTCTGACGCGATGATTGTCTCGGGGCTGATCGCCGTGCTGCGGATTCTTTACAACGGGTTGACCCCGGCAGAGGTTCTGGCGGTGGATGCCCGCGCTGAAATGGGGCGCTTGGGGTTGAACGATCATTTGTCCGCGCAACGTTCCAACGGGCTGCGGGCGATGATCGAACGGGTACGCGAGACAGCTGCAGCGGTAGAGTAA
- a CDS encoding corrinoid protein has protein sequence MSEEDEIILSELDDEELVQQMFDDLYDGLKEEIEEGVNILLERKWEPYEVLTKALVGGMTIVGADFRDGILFVPEVLLAANAMKGGMAILKPLLAETGAPRVGKMVIGTVKGDIHDIGKNLVGMMMEGAGFEVVDLGINNPVENYLSALDSEEADILGMSALLTTTMPYMKVVIDTMVEQGIREDFIVLVGGAPLNEEFGKAIGADAYCRDAAVAVETAKEWMARKHNQAKSA, from the coding sequence ATGTCCGAAGAAGACGAAATCATCCTGTCGGAACTCGACGACGAAGAGCTTGTTCAGCAGATGTTCGATGACCTGTATGACGGCTTGAAGGAAGAAATCGAAGAGGGCGTGAACATCCTGCTGGAACGCAAGTGGGAGCCCTATGAGGTACTGACCAAGGCGCTGGTGGGCGGCATGACCATTGTCGGTGCCGATTTCCGCGATGGTATCCTGTTTGTGCCTGAGGTGTTGCTGGCCGCCAATGCAATGAAGGGCGGCATGGCCATCCTCAAGCCGCTGCTGGCCGAAACCGGTGCGCCGCGCGTTGGCAAGATGGTCATCGGCACCGTCAAGGGCGACATCCACGACATCGGCAAGAACCTTGTCGGCATGATGATGGAAGGTGCCGGGTTTGAGGTTGTCGATCTGGGCATCAACAACCCGGTTGAAAACTACCTGTCGGCGCTGGACAGCGAAGAAGCTGATATCCTTGGCATGTCCGCCCTGCTGACCACAACGATGCCCTATATGAAAGTTGTCATCGACACGATGGTTGAACAGGGCATCCGCGAGGATTTCATTGTTCTGGTGGGCGGTGCCCCGCTGAACGAGGAATTCGGCAAGGCCATCGGCGCGGACGCCTATTGCCGCGATGCCGCTGTTGCTGTGGAAACTGCAAAAGAATGGATGGCACGCAAACATAACCAAGCCAAATCGGCCTGA
- the purN gene encoding phosphoribosylglycinamide formyltransferase, translating into MTKRVAIFLSGGGSNMRALVEDMTGTAQEDHPARPCVVFSNQVEAGGIAWAKARGIPTEVVDHRPFAGDRAAFEQAISAALAPHAPDLICLAGFMRKLTGDFTDQWAGRMINIHPSLLPKYKGLHTHQRALDAGDRAHGCTVHEVTAALDDGPILGQASLQVGCEDTAETLAARVLKLEHQLYPAVLRRFAAGDRSLVQLNG; encoded by the coding sequence TTGACCAAACGGGTTGCGATTTTCCTGTCCGGTGGCGGATCAAACATGCGGGCGCTGGTTGAGGATATGACCGGAACTGCACAAGAGGATCATCCGGCGCGGCCTTGTGTGGTGTTTTCCAATCAGGTTGAAGCGGGCGGAATCGCCTGGGCCAAAGCCCGTGGCATTCCCACGGAGGTGGTGGATCACCGCCCCTTTGCTGGTGACCGTGCGGCTTTTGAACAGGCGATCAGCGCCGCATTGGCCCCCCATGCACCCGATCTGATTTGTCTGGCCGGTTTCATGCGCAAGTTGACGGGAGATTTTACCGATCAATGGGCCGGTCGTATGATCAATATCCACCCGTCCTTATTGCCTAAATACAAAGGATTACATACCCATCAGCGGGCCTTGGACGCGGGGGACAGGGCACATGGCTGTACTGTTCATGAAGTTACGGCAGCATTGGATGACGGGCCGATTCTGGGGCAGGCCAGCCTGCAAGTGGGTTGTGAAGATACAGCGGAAACACTGGCCGCACGGGTATTGAAGCTAGAACATCAGCTGTACCCCGCTGTGCTGCGCCGTTTTGCTGCGGGTGACCGCAGCTTGGTGCAGTTGAACGGCTGA
- a CDS encoding NAD(P)H-dependent oxidoreductase — translation MSTKRIFVLNGHPAATSLTKTIAETYVAAARKAGHEVRLTHLHDLDFDTDYGFAGYAQNKPLEPCLEAVQADIEWAQHVVMTTPMWWGGLPGKLKGLFDRVLLPGWAFDTRKLTMGMPQPMLKGRSARAIVTSDTPDFFFALLYRKALFRQIKGQIFQFIGLKPVKLTHFAPAGKATPDKVKKWLGKVEAIAGEGA, via the coding sequence ATGAGCACCAAACGCATATTTGTCTTGAACGGACATCCCGCCGCCACCTCCCTCACCAAAACCATCGCCGAAACCTATGTCGCTGCAGCGCGTAAGGCCGGGCATGAGGTGCGCCTTACCCATCTGCATGACCTTGATTTTGATACCGATTATGGCTTTGCAGGTTATGCGCAGAATAAACCGCTGGAGCCCTGTCTTGAGGCCGTGCAAGCCGATATTGAATGGGCACAGCATGTGGTGATGACAACGCCAATGTGGTGGGGTGGCCTGCCCGGCAAGCTTAAGGGGCTTTTTGACAGGGTCCTGCTGCCCGGATGGGCCTTTGACACCCGCAAACTGACCATGGGGATGCCGCAACCCATGCTGAAAGGACGCAGCGCGCGGGCGATTGTCACCTCTGATACGCCTGATTTCTTCTTTGCCTTGCTCTATCGCAAGGCGCTGTTCCGCCAGATCAAAGGACAGATTTTCCAATTTATCGGCCTTAAGCCAGTGAAACTGACCCATTTCGCACCAGCAGGCAAAGCCACACCTGACAAGGTGAAAAAATGGCTGGGCAAGGTCGAAGCCATCGCAGGTGAAGGTGCATAG
- a CDS encoding RidA family protein: MSEIKRYHSNQRMSQIVTHGDTIYLAGQVGTAGASVAQQTQDCLDQIDALLAEVGSDKTRILQTVIWLHSMDDFAEMNGVWDAWAPEGHTPARACGEAKLAKPEFTVEIIVTAAK, from the coding sequence ATGTCTGAGATCAAGCGCTACCACTCCAACCAACGGATGAGCCAGATTGTCACCCATGGCGACACGATCTATCTGGCCGGTCAGGTTGGCACTGCCGGTGCCTCTGTGGCGCAGCAAACCCAGGATTGCCTGGACCAGATTGACGCGCTGCTGGCCGAAGTCGGCTCCGACAAGACTCGCATTCTGCAAACAGTGATCTGGCTGCACAGCATGGATGATTTTGCGGAAATGAACGGTGTCTGGGATGCCTGGGCACCTGAAGGGCATACGCCTGCACGTGCCTGTGGCGAGGCCAAGTTGGCCAAGCCGGAATTCACGGTAGAAATTATCGTAACAGCTGCGAAGTAA
- the bmt gene encoding betaine--homocysteine S-methyltransferase produces MSNAFTDLLAEKGTLLADGATGTNLFNMGLMSGEPPEFWNTDEPQKIRALYKGAVDAGSDLFLTNSFGANASRLKLHNAAKRAHELSRVSAEIGREIADTAGRKVIVAGSVGPTGEIMEPVGTLSHAVAVEMFHETADGLKAGGADIGWLETISAAEEYAAAAEGFALAGLPWVGTMSFDTAGRTMMGITSEGMVDMVEGLANAPLAYGANCGTGASDLLRTVLGFAGKGSTRPIVAKGNAGIPKYVEGHIHYDGTPELMAQYAVMARNCGASVIGGCCGTMPNHLKAMREALDTTVKGSAPELAEIVSALGEFSSASDGTDGAAPVRAPRKGRRRG; encoded by the coding sequence ATGAGCAATGCTTTCACTGATCTCCTAGCCGAAAAAGGCACCCTTCTGGCCGATGGGGCCACAGGGACAAACCTGTTCAACATGGGGCTGATGTCGGGTGAACCACCTGAGTTTTGGAACACCGATGAGCCACAGAAAATCCGCGCCCTGTATAAAGGTGCAGTGGATGCAGGCAGTGACCTGTTCCTGACCAATAGTTTCGGGGCCAATGCCTCACGTCTCAAATTGCATAACGCCGCGAAACGCGCCCATGAGCTGAGCCGTGTCTCCGCCGAGATTGGCCGCGAGATCGCGGATACAGCTGGGCGCAAAGTGATTGTCGCAGGTTCTGTTGGCCCCACGGGCGAGATTATGGAACCTGTCGGCACGCTCAGCCATGCGGTTGCTGTCGAAATGTTCCATGAAACCGCAGATGGGTTAAAAGCAGGTGGTGCCGATATCGGCTGGCTTGAGACCATCAGCGCCGCCGAGGAATATGCCGCCGCCGCCGAAGGTTTTGCGCTGGCCGGATTGCCATGGGTCGGCACGATGAGTTTCGACACTGCGGGCCGCACGATGATGGGCATCACCTCTGAGGGGATGGTCGATATGGTCGAAGGTCTGGCCAATGCGCCGCTGGCCTATGGCGCAAACTGCGGCACGGGTGCGTCGGATCTGCTGCGCACAGTTCTGGGTTTTGCCGGCAAGGGCAGTACCCGGCCAATCGTCGCCAAGGGCAATGCGGGCATCCCGAAATATGTCGAAGGGCATATTCACTATGACGGCACACCCGAATTGATGGCGCAATATGCGGTGATGGCGCGCAACTGCGGTGCCTCGGTGATTGGCGGCTGTTGCGGGACCATGCCAAACCACCTTAAAGCGATGCGCGAAGCCCTTGATACCACAGTAAAAGGCAGCGCGCCGGAACTGGCAGAAATCGTATCTGCTCTGGGTGAATTTTCATCCGCCAGTGACGGAACCGATGGTGCAGCCCCAGTACGCGCCCCGCGTAAAGGCCGCCGTCGGGGGTAA
- the rnd gene encoding ribonuclease D: MKTITTTADLAEFCAQAAKHPYVTVDTEFLRERTYYSKLCLVQLAMPGSDDSNAVLLDPLADGISLEPLYDLFRDTSVVKVFHAARQDLEIFFVDAQVFPEPLFDTQVAAMVCGFGEQVGYETLVRKICHEGVDKSSRFTDWSRRPLSDAQKKYALADVTHLRQIYEFLAEKLEESGRARWVKEELTILTSPDTYITAPQDAWKRVKTRTNSPKFLGIVRELAAFREDYAQKRNIPRNRVYKDDALVELASLKPTNAEELGRARLLLREARKGEIAEGILAGIAKGVKTRAEDLPKPDRSREKLQVNPALADLLRVLLKAKTEQAGVAAKLIAPASDLDAIAAGMRDVPALKGWRLEVFGTDALRLCDGKIALTAKGNDVQVVEV, translated from the coding sequence ATGAAAACAATAACAACAACCGCTGACCTTGCCGAATTTTGCGCGCAGGCGGCCAAACACCCCTATGTCACTGTAGATACAGAGTTTCTGCGCGAGCGAACCTATTATTCCAAGCTTTGCCTTGTCCAGCTGGCGATGCCCGGAAGCGATGACAGCAACGCGGTTTTGCTTGATCCTTTGGCTGACGGCATTTCGCTTGAGCCGCTTTATGACTTGTTCCGCGATACTTCTGTGGTGAAGGTTTTCCACGCGGCGCGTCAGGATCTTGAGATTTTCTTTGTCGATGCACAGGTGTTTCCAGAACCGTTGTTTGACACACAGGTTGCGGCGATGGTCTGCGGTTTTGGCGAGCAAGTGGGCTATGAAACACTGGTGCGCAAGATTTGCCATGAGGGTGTCGACAAATCCTCACGGTTTACTGATTGGTCTCGCCGTCCCCTGTCTGACGCGCAAAAGAAATATGCGCTGGCCGATGTGACCCATCTGCGCCAGATCTACGAGTTTCTGGCTGAAAAACTGGAAGAAAGCGGGCGGGCGCGTTGGGTCAAGGAAGAGCTGACCATCCTGACATCACCCGATACCTATATCACCGCGCCGCAGGATGCGTGGAAACGAGTGAAGACGCGGACAAATTCGCCGAAATTCCTAGGCATCGTGCGTGAGCTGGCAGCCTTTCGCGAGGATTACGCGCAGAAACGCAATATACCGCGTAATCGTGTCTACAAAGATGATGCGCTGGTTGAGCTGGCTAGTCTGAAACCCACCAATGCCGAAGAGCTGGGCCGGGCGCGGCTGCTGCTGCGTGAAGCCCGCAAGGGCGAGATTGCAGAGGGCATTCTGGCTGGCATCGCCAAAGGCGTGAAAACCCGCGCCGAGGATCTGCCCAAACCGGATCGCAGCCGCGAAAAGCTACAGGTTAATCCGGCGCTGGCGGATCTTTTGCGGGTGTTGTTGAAGGCCAAGACAGAACAAGCCGGAGTCGCGGCCAAGCTGATTGCGCCAGCCTCTGATCTGGATGCGATTGCGGCGGGGATGCGTGACGTGCCGGCACTGAAGGGCTGGCGGCTTGAGGTGTTTGGCACCGATGCCCTGCGTCTGTGTGACGGCAAGATTGCTTTGACCGCCAAAGGCAATGATGTGCAGGTGGTTGAGGTTTAG